The following are from one region of the Luteitalea sp. genome:
- a CDS encoding RraA family protein: MLMSARNKIALLLLMGTGLASAPWSVGPRHVFVVEASQQPAETSVPDKVRLFIPYTDYSQEDNERALAMYKYLRVADVSDGMDVVGLQDIGLVDPEVHALWKDTEQFTHRVAGIAVTARYVPTNKREPQMDRDAIGRWYSTLTSEAFTDVLAPGTMLVIDAMEDGESRSIGSSNILGWRKRGMVGLITSGGLADTDEITYHKVPVYFRRLARGIRPARNELESVNRPVTIGGVLVRPGDVVMADGDGVVVVPRERAEEVAKEALMFLDNISRERYIKETGNNPWAERRQPSNEP, from the coding sequence ATGCTGATGTCGGCACGAAACAAAATCGCTCTGCTGCTGTTGATGGGGACCGGGTTGGCGTCTGCGCCGTGGTCGGTTGGGCCCAGACACGTCTTTGTCGTGGAGGCGTCGCAACAACCGGCCGAAACAAGCGTTCCTGACAAAGTCCGGCTGTTCATCCCCTATACGGACTACTCGCAGGAGGACAACGAGCGAGCTCTCGCGATGTACAAGTATCTTCGAGTGGCGGACGTCTCCGATGGCATGGATGTGGTAGGGCTGCAGGACATCGGCCTCGTCGATCCTGAGGTCCACGCTCTCTGGAAGGATACCGAGCAGTTTACGCACCGCGTGGCGGGTATTGCGGTGACCGCCCGCTACGTGCCGACCAACAAGCGCGAGCCGCAGATGGATCGCGACGCGATCGGCCGCTGGTACAGCACCTTGACCTCGGAAGCGTTCACGGACGTGCTTGCGCCGGGCACGATGCTCGTCATCGATGCCATGGAGGATGGTGAGTCGCGCAGCATCGGCTCTTCGAATATTCTGGGCTGGCGGAAGCGGGGCATGGTCGGCCTGATCACGAGCGGCGGATTGGCCGACACCGACGAGATTACCTACCACAAGGTCCCGGTCTACTTCCGACGGCTCGCACGCGGCATTCGCCCCGCTCGTAACGAGCTCGAGTCCGTGAATCGGCCGGTGACGATTGGCGGCGTGCTCGTTCGGCCGGGCGACGTGGTCATGGCCGACGGCGACGGCGTGGTCGTGGTCCCGCGCGAGCGAGCCGAGGAGGTGGCGAAGGAGGCGCTGATGTTCCTCGACAACATCTCGCGTGAGCGTTACATCAAGGAGACAGGGAACAATCCGTGGGCAGAGCGCCGGCAGCCGAGTAACGAGCCCTGA
- a CDS encoding 4-carboxy-4-hydroxy-2-oxoadipate aldolase/oxaloacetate decarboxylase has product MANSRIKPSIVEAEDPAERLFEFDPATLYEAAGKRGMVDPAIRPAWHGAKVRGRATTVECPPCDNLMLHIAVASAQPGMVIVATVGAYLLAGAWGEVLTAAAQARGVAGLVIDGAVRDVDAIEALRFPVFSRGLAIGACTKERPGKLDVPIQLGGALVRPGDIVLGDADGLVIVDQDKVEEVYEAASERRARETEIIRQLQQGRTTVELLGLMDPRKP; this is encoded by the coding sequence ATGGCGAACTCCCGTATCAAACCCAGCATTGTCGAGGCCGAGGATCCGGCCGAACGGCTGTTCGAGTTCGATCCCGCGACGCTCTATGAGGCGGCCGGAAAGAGGGGGATGGTCGATCCGGCGATCCGCCCCGCCTGGCACGGGGCGAAGGTGCGCGGCCGGGCGACGACCGTCGAATGTCCGCCGTGCGACAACCTGATGCTCCACATTGCGGTGGCGAGCGCGCAGCCGGGGATGGTCATTGTCGCAACGGTGGGCGCGTATCTGCTGGCAGGAGCCTGGGGCGAGGTACTGACCGCGGCAGCGCAGGCACGCGGCGTTGCCGGCCTGGTCATCGACGGCGCCGTGCGAGACGTCGACGCGATCGAGGCGCTGAGGTTTCCAGTGTTCAGCCGCGGTCTCGCGATAGGGGCGTGCACCAAGGAGCGACCGGGAAAGCTCGATGTGCCTATCCAGCTCGGAGGTGCGCTCGTTCGCCCAGGGGACATCGTCTTGGGGGACGCGGACGGTCTGGTGATCGTCGACCAGGACAAGGTCGAAGAGGTCTACGAAGCGGCGTCCGAGCGGCGGGCGCGAGAAACGGAGATCATCCGCCAGCTTCAACAGGGCCGGACCACTGTGGAGCTCTTGGGGCTGATGGATCCCCGCAAGCCGTAG
- a CDS encoding ASCH domain-containing protein → MRRMSFSHAASEVRAGMKTVTRRLGWRFLKPNELIQAVDKAPGSRSAGPVRRLAILRVQNVRVEPLARLIEDARYAEDELPREGFPCWSRDDFIARFLRRHRLTTTAIEVTRIEFEYVEPVPTSVDLID, encoded by the coding sequence ATGCGACGCATGTCGTTCTCGCATGCCGCGTCCGAAGTACGCGCAGGAATGAAGACCGTGACGCGCCGCCTGGGCTGGCGGTTCCTGAAGCCGAACGAGCTCATCCAGGCTGTCGACAAGGCACCTGGATCGAGGAGCGCTGGGCCCGTCCGCCGGCTGGCCATCCTCCGGGTCCAGAACGTCCGGGTCGAGCCGCTCGCACGCCTCATCGAGGACGCGCGCTACGCCGAAGACGAGCTCCCTCGCGAAGGATTCCCGTGCTGGTCGAGGGATGACTTCATCGCACGGTTCCTGCGCAGGCACCGCCTGACGACCACAGCGATCGAGGTGACGCGCATCGAGTTCGAGTACGTCGAGCCAGTTCCCACGAGCGTCGATCTAATCGATTAG
- a CDS encoding aldehyde dehydrogenase family protein, translating into MNMERHHNFIRGEWRPASGGKCYATHNPAHPEECLGEFANSSEADVTAAVDAAVAASEVWANTPGPQRGTVLFRFAQLLEQSKAELGRIVTLEQGKALAEAESEVGRAAAEARFMAGEASRGLGQTFPSERPGVTCYTTSEPLGVVAAISPWNFPVVTPVRKIAPALAWGNSVVFKPSSLTPWSACYLVGLLEEASVPPGVVNLVTGLGSVIGEALIQDERVRGISFTGSTAVGMHISEAAARRLARVQLELGGKNPALVFDYDDLDGAAREIVAAAFQCSGQRCTALSRVIVSEAQADALVERIVSLVNRLEVGDGSKPGTTMGPLVSHDQLRSVDRYVRQGVAAGCELLTGGRPLVDEPERQGYYYAPTLFDRVPADSPLALEEIFGPVLPVVRVRDLDEAITIANGTRYGLAASLFTDRLRAVHEVTRRVEAGMIHVNHGTASQAHVPFGGVKESGQGAYSIGPTAREFFTNVKTIYVRW; encoded by the coding sequence ATGAACATGGAACGGCACCACAATTTCATTCGTGGCGAATGGCGGCCTGCCTCCGGCGGCAAATGCTACGCGACCCACAATCCTGCGCATCCGGAAGAGTGCCTCGGAGAGTTCGCCAACTCCAGTGAAGCGGATGTGACAGCAGCCGTGGACGCGGCTGTCGCTGCCAGCGAGGTCTGGGCGAATACGCCCGGTCCCCAGCGCGGCACGGTGCTCTTCCGGTTCGCCCAGCTCCTGGAGCAATCGAAGGCCGAGCTCGGGCGGATCGTCACCCTCGAACAGGGCAAGGCGCTCGCCGAGGCCGAGAGCGAAGTTGGGCGTGCCGCGGCGGAGGCGCGCTTCATGGCCGGCGAAGCCAGCCGCGGGCTAGGGCAGACGTTCCCGAGCGAGCGTCCTGGCGTCACCTGCTACACGACCTCGGAGCCGCTTGGCGTTGTTGCCGCGATCTCCCCCTGGAACTTCCCCGTGGTCACGCCCGTACGCAAGATCGCGCCAGCGCTGGCGTGGGGCAATTCCGTTGTCTTCAAGCCGTCATCGTTGACGCCGTGGTCCGCCTGTTATCTCGTCGGGCTGCTCGAAGAGGCGAGCGTGCCCCCAGGCGTGGTCAATCTCGTGACCGGCCTTGGCTCGGTAATCGGCGAAGCGTTGATTCAGGACGAGCGGGTGCGCGGGATCAGCTTTACGGGGTCGACTGCCGTCGGTATGCACATCTCTGAAGCCGCCGCGCGCCGGTTGGCGAGAGTGCAGCTCGAATTGGGCGGCAAGAATCCGGCGCTCGTCTTCGATTACGACGATCTCGACGGCGCAGCGCGCGAGATCGTGGCCGCGGCGTTTCAGTGCAGCGGCCAACGGTGCACCGCGCTCAGCCGTGTCATTGTCTCCGAAGCGCAGGCGGATGCGCTCGTGGAGCGCATTGTGAGCCTCGTCAATCGCCTCGAAGTGGGGGACGGGTCGAAGCCTGGTACCACGATGGGGCCATTGGTGAGCCATGACCAGCTCCGCAGCGTCGATCGATACGTCCGTCAGGGCGTTGCCGCCGGATGCGAGCTGCTGACGGGAGGCCGGCCGCTCGTCGACGAGCCAGAACGGCAGGGGTACTACTACGCGCCGACCCTCTTCGACCGCGTACCGGCCGATTCTCCGTTGGCTCTCGAGGAGATCTTCGGGCCGGTGCTTCCTGTCGTGAGGGTGCGCGACCTGGACGAGGCCATCACGATTGCCAACGGCACACGATATGGCCTCGCCGCGTCACTGTTCACGGATCGTTTGCGCGCTGTTCACGAAGTGACCAGGCGCGTCGAAGCCGGCATGATCCATGTGAATCATGGCACGGCGAGCCAGGCGCACGTTCCATTCGGCGGCGTCAAGGAGTCCGGACAGGGCGCCTATTCAATTGGTCCGACAGCCAGAGAGTTCTTCACCAATGTCAAAACCATCTACGTCAGGTGGTAG
- a CDS encoding DUF4440 domain-containing protein, with the protein MADRRNAEQGLEHMTDSPVAFTEGYFDAIVERRLDDLLKLYEKSNEMLVFDEGPGWSLVGYDRVVASWREFFGGSLVLRGCRWVEPPVSEMAGELAWVAGTIGLELQVGDLVKRVKVRGTLVLRRVDGHWRIAHEHFSQPSADPYQHGDWLSPAH; encoded by the coding sequence ATGGCAGATCGTCGAAACGCTGAGCAAGGACTCGAGCACATGACCGATTCGCCTGTTGCCTTCACCGAAGGCTACTTCGACGCCATCGTCGAGCGCCGCTTGGACGACCTGTTGAAACTCTACGAGAAGTCGAACGAGATGTTGGTGTTCGACGAGGGGCCCGGATGGTCGTTGGTTGGCTATGACCGGGTGGTAGCGAGCTGGCGCGAGTTCTTCGGCGGGAGCCTCGTGCTGCGCGGCTGTCGGTGGGTCGAGCCGCCGGTCAGCGAGATGGCCGGAGAGCTCGCGTGGGTGGCCGGCACGATCGGGCTCGAGCTTCAAGTGGGCGATCTCGTCAAGCGGGTCAAGGTCCGCGGGACGCTGGTGCTCCGGCGCGTCGATGGGCACTGGCGCATCGCCCACGAGCACTTCTCCCAACCCTCGGCCGATCCCTACCAGCACGGCGACTGGCTTTCCCCCGCGCATTGA
- a CDS encoding EVE domain-containing protein — MPWLFKEEPLNYSFDSLMEDGGTTWTGVKNPVAQRHLRSVKQGDQIFYYHTGKEKAIVGIARASTDAYQDPGDKTGRAYVVDVQPVSRLKHGVTLATLKAHPAFASHPIARVPRLSVMPISASEWQIVETLSKDSST; from the coding sequence ATGCCCTGGCTGTTCAAGGAAGAGCCGTTGAATTACAGCTTCGATTCGCTAATGGAGGATGGTGGCACCACATGGACCGGCGTGAAGAATCCGGTTGCCCAGCGGCACCTGCGCAGCGTCAAGCAGGGTGACCAGATCTTCTACTACCATACCGGAAAGGAAAAGGCGATCGTCGGCATCGCTCGGGCATCAACGGATGCGTACCAGGATCCTGGAGACAAGACGGGCAGAGCGTACGTCGTCGACGTGCAGCCGGTCAGCCGCCTGAAGCACGGCGTGACCCTTGCCACGCTCAAGGCACATCCGGCGTTTGCGAGCCATCCCATCGCGCGTGTGCCACGGCTGTCGGTGATGCCGATCAGCGCGAGCGAATGGCAGATCGTCGAAACGCTGAGCAAGGACTCGAGCACATGA
- a CDS encoding FCD domain-containing protein: protein MSKPSTSGGRAAKPAQAPAQAPALEPLSGTLQLGARAYVSLWNGIVGGRIEPGTQLRPDTIAEQLAISTTPVREALHRLEGDGLVVKRPYQGWFVRAFTEQEVRELYEMRAALECFSVRLACERITDEELAWLREHQSVGEAALRDGDMDAYRAYNRDLHAAIMRAARNSYLSSMMGQLDLQSQILMARTIRLVGRPSRAIEEHHELVDLIARRQARAAQRVMERHILSALEDIVRVGIRGQVEDADAPQRSSMKSSRR from the coding sequence ATGTCAAAACCATCTACGTCAGGTGGTAGGGCCGCGAAGCCAGCGCAGGCGCCAGCGCAGGCACCTGCGCTCGAGCCGTTGTCTGGCACGCTCCAGTTGGGCGCGCGGGCGTATGTCTCACTGTGGAACGGCATCGTGGGTGGCCGTATCGAGCCTGGAACGCAGCTTCGTCCGGACACGATCGCCGAGCAGCTCGCGATCAGCACCACACCGGTGCGTGAAGCGTTGCACCGGCTGGAGGGGGACGGCCTGGTCGTGAAGAGGCCGTATCAAGGCTGGTTCGTGCGGGCGTTCACCGAGCAAGAGGTACGGGAGCTGTACGAGATGCGCGCCGCGCTCGAGTGCTTCAGCGTCAGGCTGGCCTGCGAGCGCATTACAGACGAGGAGCTGGCGTGGCTCCGTGAGCATCAATCGGTCGGCGAGGCCGCTCTGAGAGATGGGGACATGGATGCGTATCGAGCCTACAATCGGGACCTCCACGCCGCGATCATGCGGGCTGCCCGCAACTCCTATCTCTCTTCCATGATGGGGCAGCTCGACCTGCAGAGTCAGATACTGATGGCTAGGACGATCCGGCTGGTGGGACGTCCGTCACGTGCGATCGAGGAGCATCACGAGCTGGTCGATCTCATTGCACGCCGGCAGGCGAGAGCGGCGCAACGAGTGATGGAGCGGCACATTTTGAGCGCGCTCGAAGACATCGTGCGCGTTGGGATTCGAGGGCAGGTAGAAGATGCGGACGCTCCGCAGCGATCCAGCATGAAGAGCTCGCGGCGATGA
- a CDS encoding Ldh family oxidoreductase: MLVAQGFSPACCGVGRPEGLRYGDCFSRSLGLPTPRWAGLEACATAEPTTDTRERVESRRYRHEELFDYTCRVLGRLDVPSEDAREVAACLIKAELRGVDSHGLVRLPVYARRVRAGAVKARPEIRLFPSTAAAALLDGDNGLGPVVGARAMDAALDLARTHGTGLVGVRRSNHFGSAAYYVEKAVEQGCIGVAISNAPPNMAPFGGRQRFLGTNPVAIGVPAGEEGPLIFDASTSVVARGKIIVAAQTKEPIPEGWAIDPDGYPTTDPEQALAGAVLPFGGPKGSALSFIIDILCGVLTGAAFAVHLNTLENLTAVQNVGHVLGAVRTDLFMSEADFRTRMDAILKMLKASPPAPAMERVLLPGEIELAHESRNRAEGIAVAAAIMEQLTRLGAELDVPLPSPLEVSSVSRLDSA, translated from the coding sequence TTGCTCGTAGCGCAGGGCTTTAGCCCTGCCTGCTGCGGCGTTGGCAGGCCTGAAGGCCTACGCTACGGCGATTGTTTCTCACGCTCTTTAGGCCTGCCAACCCCGCGATGGGCAGGCCTAGAGGCCTGCGCTACGGCCGAACCCACAACTGACACGAGAGAGCGCGTGGAGTCACGACGCTACAGGCACGAGGAGCTGTTCGACTACACCTGCCGCGTGCTGGGACGTCTGGACGTTCCGTCAGAGGATGCCCGCGAAGTGGCCGCCTGCTTGATCAAGGCAGAGCTGCGCGGCGTGGACTCGCACGGGCTGGTGCGGCTTCCCGTCTATGCACGGCGCGTTCGCGCTGGTGCGGTGAAGGCGAGGCCGGAGATTCGACTGTTCCCGTCCACAGCCGCGGCGGCGCTGCTCGATGGCGACAACGGCCTGGGTCCGGTGGTGGGTGCTCGCGCCATGGATGCCGCGTTGGACCTCGCCCGCACGCACGGCACTGGCCTGGTCGGCGTCCGACGGAGCAATCACTTTGGATCTGCCGCCTACTATGTCGAGAAGGCGGTCGAGCAAGGTTGTATCGGCGTTGCAATCTCGAACGCACCTCCGAATATGGCGCCATTCGGCGGAAGGCAGCGCTTCCTGGGAACCAATCCGGTGGCGATTGGCGTGCCTGCCGGCGAGGAAGGTCCCTTGATCTTCGACGCGTCGACGAGTGTGGTCGCACGCGGAAAGATCATCGTAGCCGCGCAGACGAAAGAGCCAATTCCCGAGGGGTGGGCAATCGACCCAGACGGCTATCCGACCACCGACCCGGAGCAGGCGCTGGCCGGCGCCGTGCTTCCCTTCGGCGGACCGAAGGGATCGGCGCTCTCGTTCATCATCGACATTCTGTGCGGCGTCTTGACTGGAGCCGCGTTCGCCGTGCATCTGAACACGCTCGAGAACCTCACGGCCGTCCAGAACGTCGGTCACGTCCTGGGCGCCGTGAGAACCGACCTGTTCATGTCCGAGGCGGACTTCAGGACGCGCATGGATGCAATCCTGAAGATGCTCAAGGCGTCGCCGCCGGCACCGGCAATGGAACGGGTCCTCCTGCCGGGCGAGATCGAGCTCGCCCACGAATCGAGGAACCGAGCGGAAGGCATCGCTGTGGCAGCGGCAATCATGGAACAACTGACACGCCTGGGCGCGGAGCTCGATGTCCCTCTTCCGTCTCCGCTCGAGGTCTCTTCAGTTTCTCGGCTTGATTCAGCATGA
- a CDS encoding MFS transporter has translation MSRTTEAPSRLPRYMVIAALFVLSLITYIDRAAISTAKGPMAGDLSLSDAQMGFVFSAFALGYAAAQIPSGWFADRIGPRHALAIVVALWSVLTALTGAMTRLGSLLVVRFLFGVAEAGAFPGSARVFYNWLPAAERGIANGVLFSGGLLGAAVAFPIFVWLLEGYGWRRAFYILGIPGLVWVLCWLIWFRDYPRERIVHESTASGPERGLGELLRSRGMILAMVQYFAGNFTFYICISWMHPFLLEQYSLTQNQAARYAMVPLLCGASANWAAGLFVDFLYKSRFRAWSRRLPGMAGFVLATTGVLWASVADSAVGAVVGLAVATFGVEMTISPSWAFCLDVGGKRSGAVSASMNMAGNFGGFVSTNAFPLLRRLTGSPATYFQVAALLNFAAILCWRSMRSPAAVETGDAEARLSEQERGYHKPRA, from the coding sequence ATGAGCAGGACGACCGAGGCGCCCAGTCGTCTGCCGCGCTATATGGTCATCGCAGCGCTGTTCGTGCTGTCGTTGATTACCTACATCGATCGAGCAGCGATCTCGACCGCCAAGGGGCCAATGGCGGGTGATCTGTCGCTCTCCGACGCTCAGATGGGGTTCGTGTTCAGCGCGTTCGCGCTCGGCTACGCCGCGGCGCAGATTCCCTCCGGTTGGTTTGCCGATCGCATCGGCCCGCGCCACGCGCTGGCAATCGTCGTCGCGCTCTGGAGCGTGCTCACGGCGCTCACTGGTGCCATGACGCGGCTGGGGTCGCTCCTCGTGGTGCGATTCCTGTTCGGTGTGGCGGAAGCGGGCGCGTTTCCCGGCTCGGCACGAGTCTTCTACAACTGGCTGCCGGCGGCTGAGCGGGGCATTGCCAACGGCGTCCTCTTCTCCGGCGGGCTCCTCGGTGCCGCCGTCGCGTTTCCCATCTTCGTCTGGTTGTTGGAGGGCTACGGCTGGCGCCGCGCGTTCTACATTCTGGGAATTCCTGGTCTCGTCTGGGTGCTCTGTTGGCTGATATGGTTTCGAGACTACCCGCGCGAGCGGATCGTCCACGAATCGACGGCGAGCGGACCGGAGCGCGGTCTCGGGGAGCTGCTGCGCTCGCGCGGGATGATCCTCGCGATGGTGCAGTACTTCGCCGGGAACTTCACATTTTACATCTGCATTTCGTGGATGCACCCGTTCCTGCTCGAGCAATACAGCTTGACGCAAAACCAAGCCGCCCGCTATGCGATGGTGCCGCTGCTGTGCGGCGCGTCCGCGAACTGGGCGGCCGGGCTGTTCGTGGACTTTCTGTACAAGTCGCGTTTCCGCGCCTGGTCGCGCCGCCTGCCTGGCATGGCCGGCTTCGTGCTCGCGACGACGGGTGTGCTGTGGGCCTCCGTGGCTGACAGCGCGGTGGGCGCGGTCGTTGGCTTAGCGGTGGCCACGTTTGGCGTAGAAATGACGATCAGCCCGAGTTGGGCGTTTTGCCTCGACGTCGGCGGGAAGCGGTCCGGAGCCGTCTCGGCCTCCATGAACATGGCGGGCAACTTCGGCGGCTTCGTCAGCACGAACGCCTTCCCGCTGCTTCGCCGGCTGACGGGCAGCCCCGCAACTTACTTCCAGGTTGCGGCGCTCCTGAATTTTGCGGCGATTCTGTGCTGGCGGTCGATGCGCTCGCCTGCCGCCGTGGAAACCGGGGACGCCGAGGCGCGCCTTTCGGAGCAGGAACGCGGTTACCATAAGCCACGTGCTTGA
- a CDS encoding RraA family protein has product MRKTTLALLGLGLLGAPCVWAQEQSPFSNRFFEVKQYSQEENEAIVKKFRGPLVRTTDVADALQMVGLHGVTLMDRDIDPMWIDNEKFSHVIYGVAITLRLVPPQERAPARAFSSDEEFQQWKREWSGRWMGGGLSVHIQPDTILVIDAPLRADNGYCGSNNAMGWLGRGLRGIVTDAGCRDSDEMRLEGIPVYQRESTRWINQGTIAVESYNQPVVVGGVLVMPGDVIVADLDGVAVVPRAKAETVAAFARKIREDDNEGRRRHYEKMGRPLDFTFRLDRDP; this is encoded by the coding sequence TTGAGAAAGACTACGCTTGCATTGCTGGGCTTAGGTTTGTTGGGGGCGCCTTGCGTGTGGGCTCAGGAGCAGTCGCCGTTCTCGAACCGGTTCTTCGAAGTCAAGCAGTACTCGCAGGAGGAGAACGAAGCGATTGTAAAGAAGTTTCGGGGACCTCTGGTGCGGACGACCGACGTGGCTGACGCGCTGCAGATGGTCGGACTGCACGGGGTCACCCTGATGGACCGTGACATCGACCCCATGTGGATCGACAACGAGAAATTCAGCCACGTCATCTACGGCGTGGCCATCACGCTACGATTGGTCCCTCCGCAGGAGCGCGCTCCGGCCCGGGCGTTCTCCTCCGACGAAGAATTTCAGCAGTGGAAGCGCGAATGGTCGGGGCGCTGGATGGGCGGGGGGCTCTCGGTCCACATCCAGCCCGACACCATCCTGGTCATCGATGCTCCGCTGCGGGCGGATAACGGCTATTGTGGTTCGAACAACGCCATGGGTTGGCTGGGGCGCGGCCTGCGGGGAATCGTCACCGACGCGGGCTGTCGCGACTCCGACGAGATGAGGCTCGAGGGGATTCCAGTCTACCAAAGGGAATCGACCCGTTGGATCAACCAGGGAACAATTGCGGTTGAGTCCTACAATCAGCCCGTCGTCGTAGGCGGCGTTCTCGTCATGCCCGGGGACGTTATCGTCGCCGATCTTGACGGCGTCGCCGTGGTGCCTCGCGCCAAAGCGGAAACCGTGGCCGCCTTCGCGCGCAAAATTCGGGAAGACGACAATGAGGGGCGTCGTCGTCACTACGAGAAGATGGGACGGCCCTTAGATTTCACATTCCGTCTGGACCGCGATCCTTAG
- a CDS encoding iron-containing alcohol dehydrogenase, translated as MRFDAGQQFNFLPIPTDIHFGYGSSRTLPDHVRSRKARRVFVVTDPGVRAAGILDAVTSTLERAGIDLTIYDRVTPDSGSSLIREAVDELKTSGADLVVGVGGGSSLDTAKAVAALATNPGSPLDYVGLHKVQNQSLPTIAIPTTAGTGSEVSLWSVFTDDDRRLKVAIGGVLLYPTMALCDPELTMGLPPALTASTGMDGLAHAVECYTNTACQPISAALALGAIELIGGHLRRAVVDGQDRHARYAMLLASTMAGMAMNPTRLGLAHALAMPLGSWDLRIPHSVAIAVTLPVVMRFNCSAAPERFIAVARALGERVDDCPPAEGAVRAAAAVERLARAIRIPETLSEHGLRAEHVDDVVEEAMKSGNVAVNPRPTSKEELTEILRRVL; from the coding sequence ATGAGATTCGACGCTGGTCAACAATTCAACTTCCTACCCATTCCGACGGATATTCACTTCGGATACGGGTCGTCGCGTACGTTGCCAGACCACGTACGTTCCCGGAAAGCCCGTCGAGTCTTCGTGGTGACAGACCCGGGCGTCCGCGCCGCCGGAATCCTCGACGCCGTGACGAGCACGCTCGAGCGTGCCGGCATCGACCTCACAATCTACGACCGCGTCACGCCGGACTCTGGCTCGAGTCTCATCCGTGAGGCGGTCGACGAGCTGAAGACCAGCGGCGCCGACCTGGTGGTGGGCGTGGGAGGTGGGAGCTCGCTGGACACGGCCAAGGCGGTAGCGGCGCTTGCAACGAATCCGGGCTCTCCTCTCGACTACGTCGGCCTCCACAAAGTTCAGAACCAGTCGCTTCCCACGATTGCCATCCCGACGACCGCGGGCACCGGCAGCGAGGTGAGCTTGTGGTCGGTGTTCACTGACGATGACCGGAGGCTCAAGGTGGCGATCGGCGGGGTTCTGCTCTATCCGACCATGGCGCTCTGCGACCCGGAGCTGACGATGGGCTTGCCCCCGGCCTTGACCGCGTCGACCGGGATGGACGGGCTGGCGCACGCCGTCGAGTGCTACACCAACACGGCCTGTCAGCCGATCTCGGCAGCGCTGGCGCTCGGAGCGATCGAGCTCATTGGAGGTCATCTGCGGCGCGCCGTGGTCGATGGCCAGGATCGTCACGCGCGGTACGCCATGCTGCTGGCGAGCACGATGGCCGGTATGGCGATGAATCCAACGCGGCTCGGACTGGCGCACGCGCTGGCGATGCCGCTCGGAAGTTGGGATCTCAGGATTCCGCACAGCGTGGCGATTGCCGTGACGCTGCCGGTGGTGATGCGGTTCAACTGCTCCGCCGCGCCCGAGCGGTTCATCGCGGTGGCCCGAGCCCTTGGCGAGCGTGTGGACGACTGTCCGCCGGCGGAAGGCGCCGTCCGCGCCGCAGCGGCCGTCGAACGTCTGGCAAGGGCAATTCGGATTCCGGAGACACTCTCGGAGCATGGCCTGCGCGCCGAGCACGTGGATGACGTCGTGGAAGAGGCAATGAAGAGCGGCAACGTGGCGGTGAACCCGCGGCCGACGAGCAAGGAAGAATTGACGGAGATCCTGCGCCGCGTCTTGTAG